A section of the Armatimonadota bacterium genome encodes:
- a CDS encoding DUF4062 domain-containing protein — protein MAKPRIFVSSTFYDLQSIRASLEIFIKSLGYETVLHERGSVPYRADGKPEEGAYREIENCDILVSIIGARFGSKSGDENTSISQKELRIAHELGKQLFVFVQADIYAEFANYKKNAELAGYEPAHADIRVFAFLDEVLQLSQNNATFPFRTHEEIIELLREQWAGLFQQFLVTQRQKRYDHSLSELLMVSKVLVDLSEVLSNQIESKDLTKELMLSIHPAFSALTKKLNIKHRVYFTSVEELCDLLAAYGFLAQFIIGEYDPFNDGWYAFRRQREGFITQFEVSEEVFDSEFRLKLFRPEEWKESFMRVSKKAFDEYDPFADE, from the coding sequence ATGGCGAAGCCCCGCATCTTCGTCAGTTCGACATTTTATGACCTACAGTCGATCCGCGCGAGCCTAGAAATTTTTATCAAGTCTCTGGGTTATGAAACAGTTCTGCACGAGCGAGGCTCCGTTCCATATAGAGCGGATGGTAAGCCCGAAGAGGGTGCTTACCGAGAAATCGAAAACTGCGATATTCTTGTTTCGATTATTGGTGCCAGGTTTGGAAGTAAATCTGGCGATGAAAACACGTCAATCTCACAGAAGGAACTTCGTATCGCCCATGAGTTGGGAAAGCAATTATTCGTGTTTGTTCAGGCCGATATCTACGCCGAATTCGCAAATTACAAGAAGAACGCTGAATTGGCAGGCTACGAACCAGCACATGCCGACATACGGGTTTTCGCATTTTTGGATGAGGTCTTGCAGCTCAGTCAAAACAACGCGACATTCCCTTTCCGAACCCATGAGGAAATAATCGAGCTCCTACGAGAACAATGGGCTGGGCTCTTTCAACAGTTTCTTGTTACCCAACGGCAGAAACGGTACGACCACTCCCTAAGTGAGCTTCTCATGGTCTCCAAAGTTCTAGTTGATTTATCAGAAGTGCTTTCCAATCAGATCGAGTCAAAGGACTTGACCAAGGAGTTGATGCTGTCCATACATCCCGCTTTTTCGGCCCTCACGAAGAAGCTCAACATAAAACACAGAGTCTATTTCACCTCAGTGGAGGAATTGTGTGACCTTCTTGCCGCTTACGGATTTCTAGCACAGTTTATCATTGGTGAGTACGATCCATTTAACGACGGCTGGTATGCCTTTCGTCGACAACGAGAGGGCTTCATTACCCAATTCGAGGTCTCGGAGGAAGTCTTCGACTCAGAATTTCGACTCAAACTGTTTCGGCCAGAAGAATGGAAAGAATCCTTTATGCGGGTTTCGAAAAAAGCCTTCGATGAATACGACCCATTCGCAGATGAATAA
- a CDS encoding Gfo/Idh/MocA family oxidoreductase yields the protein MADKVRVGIIGAGGIAQNAHMKGYETIPDNCEMVAVADLNEKVANEAAEKFGIKRIYSDYREMLAAGEIDAVSVTTPNKFHKDPTIDALKAGIHVLCEKPLAMNAEEAKEMCAAARDSGKILQVALQSRFSGPGRFMKEYIDAGNMGDIYFARAQALRRRGVPGWGVFIDKEKQGGGPLIDIGVHILDFTLYLMGYPKPVSASGKTWDMLGKNPDLTNNFGDYDRSKFTVEDFAVGMIKFDNGAVVSLESSFMANQGEGESMKTQLFGTKAGANVKIWGDDPIEIYTESNKQLFDLKPKNVPKVDSPHTAEVVAFIDAIQNGKESPVPGLNGLILNAIFDALYKSSETGNEEKVDVSF from the coding sequence ATGGCTGACAAAGTACGAGTCGGAATTATTGGAGCAGGCGGGATCGCCCAGAACGCGCACATGAAGGGATACGAGACGATCCCGGACAACTGCGAAATGGTCGCGGTAGCTGACCTCAACGAGAAGGTGGCAAACGAAGCAGCCGAGAAGTTTGGGATCAAGCGAATCTACTCGGACTATCGCGAGATGCTTGCCGCTGGAGAGATTGATGCGGTTTCGGTCACGACCCCAAACAAGTTTCACAAGGATCCAACGATTGATGCGTTGAAGGCGGGAATTCACGTCCTTTGCGAGAAGCCATTGGCCATGAACGCAGAAGAGGCAAAAGAGATGTGCGCGGCGGCTCGCGACTCCGGGAAGATTCTCCAGGTCGCCTTGCAGAGCCGGTTCAGCGGCCCTGGCCGCTTCATGAAGGAGTACATCGACGCGGGGAACATGGGCGACATCTACTTTGCTCGCGCTCAGGCTCTTCGCCGCCGGGGTGTTCCGGGTTGGGGTGTCTTTATCGACAAGGAGAAGCAAGGTGGAGGTCCGCTGATCGATATTGGAGTCCACATTTTGGACTTCACGCTCTATTTGATGGGTTATCCGAAACCCGTTTCGGCAAGTGGCAAAACTTGGGACATGCTCGGCAAGAATCCTGACCTGACCAACAACTTCGGCGACTATGATCGGTCGAAGTTCACCGTCGAAGATTTTGCGGTTGGAATGATTAAGTTCGACAACGGTGCGGTTGTTTCGCTAGAGAGTTCGTTCATGGCGAACCAGGGCGAGGGCGAGAGCATGAAGACCCAGCTTTTCGGAACCAAAGCAGGTGCAAACGTCAAGATTTGGGGAGACGACCCGATTGAGATTTACACCGAATCGAATAAGCAGTTGTTCGACCTTAAACCGAAGAACGTGCCGAAGGTTGATTCTCCGCACACGGCTGAGGTCGTAGCCTTTATTGATGCTATTCAGAACGGCAAAGAGTCCCCTGTTCCAGGGCTCAATGGCTTGATCCTGAACGCCATTTTCGACGCCCTTTACAAGAGCAGCGAGACTGGTAACGAGGAGAAAGTCGACGTTTCGTTCTAG
- a CDS encoding adenylate/guanylate cyclase domain-containing protein, whose protein sequence is MVGDKVLRTVVLSDAVGFTARMQADEPAALMALANDHTVFRAAVESHDGVVVKSTGDGLLCLFESPAQAVRACLAAIPMMSELEHRYAVHTGEVTVTDEDVFGDAVNICARLEREAKAGTIVCSRMVFDLVRAQALPAAKKVGRVVVRGVQEPLEIYSWGSQMRKRRAVPWAATRIALVLAPLIVVGLIWQNRQMAEPADEQAVRRSVTKMMQKDGANSEAPDIEAFIDETYAQVLDEVEQYETVKAEAKKSVSPAKVVEWLKSSPMGKRERGLREIEHWSLAAMAVKLANSKDPRVVVEKLSASKDASAEIALKAFREEFAPLGVR, encoded by the coding sequence ATGGTGGGGGATAAGGTTCTCAGAACGGTTGTACTGTCTGACGCGGTGGGTTTCACTGCGCGGATGCAAGCCGACGAGCCGGCGGCCCTGATGGCCCTAGCGAATGATCATACGGTCTTTCGGGCGGCGGTGGAATCGCATGATGGTGTAGTGGTGAAGTCCACTGGTGATGGGCTGTTATGTCTTTTTGAAAGTCCGGCCCAGGCTGTGCGGGCGTGCCTCGCGGCGATCCCGATGATGAGCGAGCTTGAGCATCGCTACGCGGTTCATACCGGGGAAGTCACCGTGACGGATGAAGATGTCTTTGGTGATGCTGTGAACATTTGCGCCCGACTGGAGCGCGAGGCGAAGGCGGGCACGATTGTTTGTTCCCGGATGGTTTTCGATCTCGTTCGGGCGCAAGCGTTGCCCGCAGCGAAGAAGGTCGGTCGAGTTGTGGTGAGAGGCGTTCAGGAGCCGCTCGAGATCTATTCATGGGGTTCGCAAATGCGAAAACGCCGAGCCGTCCCTTGGGCGGCGACGAGAATTGCACTCGTCTTGGCTCCGCTCATCGTAGTTGGATTGATTTGGCAGAATCGCCAGATGGCCGAGCCAGCAGACGAACAAGCTGTGCGGCGTTCGGTCACGAAGATGATGCAAAAGGATGGCGCGAACAGCGAGGCGCCCGATATCGAGGCGTTTATCGACGAGACTTACGCGCAAGTTCTGGATGAAGTTGAACAGTATGAGACGGTCAAAGCCGAAGCAAAAAAGAGTGTTAGTCCAGCCAAGGTAGTGGAGTGGCTGAAGTCGAGTCCAATGGGTAAGCGGGAACGTGGTTTGCGCGAAATCGAGCACTGGTCTCTTGCCGCAATGGCGGTGAAGCTGGCGAACTCTAAGGACCCAAGGGTAGTGGTCGAAAAATTGAGTGCCTCGAAGGATGCGTCGGCCGAGATTGCGCTGAAGGCTTTCCGTGAGGAGTTCGCCCCTTTGGGAGTGCGTTAA
- a CDS encoding DUF1801 domain-containing protein — protein sequence MQSSAKTVDDYLAEIPETRREVLNSVRAAIREVIPELEESMKYGMAAYTRPGESEPEVAFASQAKYISIYFPVPVVDAKRHLLDGLSVGKCCVRYSSPNKVNVKVVEELLKETIRQYRA from the coding sequence ATGCAAAGCTCAGCAAAGACGGTTGACGACTATTTAGCAGAAATCCCTGAAACACGACGCGAAGTGCTGAATAGCGTGAGAGCAGCAATTCGCGAAGTAATCCCAGAGCTGGAAGAATCAATGAAGTACGGGATGGCGGCGTACACTCGGCCAGGCGAATCAGAGCCGGAAGTGGCATTTGCAAGTCAGGCTAAGTACATCTCAATCTACTTCCCAGTTCCGGTGGTTGATGCCAAACGACACCTCTTGGATGGGCTCAGCGTCGGAAAGTGCTGTGTGCGATACAGCTCGCCAAACAAGGTGAACGTTAAGGTCGTGGAAGAGCTGCTGAAGGAAACAATCAGACAGTATCGGGCTTAG
- a CDS encoding vitamin B12-dependent ribonucleotide reductase: MKIRRYFTQSGQNPYAGINFEPRKSEIRNPDGSTVFLMENVMVPSGWSQVATDILAQKYFRKAGLTPGKVGGVEYAGENAAVVTPSAECETDSRQVFHRLAGCWRHWGEKFHYFDSADDAQTFYDEMVNMLARQVAAPNSPQWFNTGMHFAYGITGSAQGHYYVDPRNGELKKSTNAYERPQPHACFILSVKDDLVNEGGIMDLWTREARIFKYGSGVGTNFSKIRGENERLSGGGKSSGLMSFLRVGDRSAGAIKSGGTTRRAAKMVCLDINHPDIEEFVNWKVKEEQKVASLVTGSKLNQRHINNVMKAAYVDGTVNANPRTNKALWTAIAEAKLDEIPTNYIQRAIQFAEQGYTSIEFPTFDTGYESEAYITVSGQNSNNSVRVSNDFFKAVENDSDWSLTARTSGKTVKSIKAKGLWDDICQAAWNSADPGLQYDTTINEWHTCPAHGRINASNPCSEYMFLDDTACNLASINLATLYNRETGKFDVEGYMHAIQLWTVVLEISVLMAQFPSKEVAQLSYDFRTLGLGYANLGALLMQMGIPYDSPEGFAIAGALTAVLGGESYATSAEMAKQHGPFPSYQPNRENMLRVIRNHRRAAYNAARSEYEGLSILPLGIDQLLCPGDLLHAAHKSWDRALELGEKYGYRNAQVTVLAPTGTIGLIMDCDTTGVEPDFALVKFKKLSGGGYFKIINQSIPPALTKMGYDGKQIDDIIGYTVGYKTLNGAPHINHETLTARGFTEQELQKLEAGLESAFELQFVFNKYTFGDEFCTSVLGFTEDQINDWSFNMLVELGFTKAQIEEANEYVCGSMTVEGAPHLKDEHLAVFDCANRCGKKGQRFISAEGHIRMMAAAQPFLSGAISKTINLPSEASVEDVHNAYWLSWQLGIKANALYRDGSKLSQPLNSSSSDSAAAILEATLDMEMESGSPSPQVERGLGGEETSDLQLPTSNLSAHAEIERIATKLVYRYISKRRVMPGRRRGYTQKARVGGHKVYLRTGEFEDGTLGEIFIDMHREGAAFRSLMNCFAIAVSLGLQYGVPLEEFTEAFVFTRFEPNGSVHGHDNIKMSTSVIDYIFRELSMSYLGRTDLVQVKPEDLRSDTMGSPSQAVDFDEEEEQGELEDHVPGSARNDHSSVGYNASAGNDGGQQDPLPFEGGRALGSPTDALIRNQANNVAVYEERVVSGNGSNGLGLFEVSEAPALKTQDSRLKTTEAAGAYLAPSAADATAAKVREARLKGYEGDPCGNCGAFTLVRNGVCLKCNSCGETSGCS, from the coding sequence ATGAAAATTCGACGCTACTTTACGCAATCTGGTCAAAACCCGTACGCAGGCATCAACTTTGAGCCGCGTAAGAGCGAGATCCGCAACCCCGATGGCTCCACCGTCTTCCTGATGGAAAACGTCATGGTTCCGTCCGGTTGGAGCCAAGTAGCGACCGACATCCTGGCGCAAAAGTATTTCCGCAAAGCAGGCCTCACCCCAGGCAAAGTCGGCGGAGTCGAATACGCCGGCGAAAACGCCGCTGTCGTCACCCCATCGGCTGAATGCGAGACTGACTCTCGCCAGGTCTTCCACCGCCTCGCCGGATGCTGGCGACACTGGGGCGAGAAGTTCCACTACTTCGATTCCGCCGACGACGCCCAAACCTTTTACGACGAGATGGTCAACATGCTCGCCCGCCAAGTCGCCGCGCCAAACAGCCCCCAGTGGTTCAACACCGGAATGCACTTCGCCTACGGCATCACCGGCTCGGCTCAAGGTCACTACTACGTCGATCCCCGTAACGGCGAGCTGAAGAAGTCCACCAACGCCTACGAGCGACCCCAGCCCCACGCCTGCTTCATCCTCAGCGTCAAAGATGATCTGGTCAACGAGGGCGGAATCATGGACCTCTGGACCCGCGAAGCCCGAATCTTCAAGTACGGCAGCGGAGTCGGCACCAACTTCTCTAAGATCCGCGGCGAGAACGAACGACTCAGCGGCGGCGGAAAATCCTCCGGTCTCATGAGCTTCCTCCGGGTCGGCGACCGATCCGCTGGAGCGATCAAATCAGGCGGCACTACAAGAAGAGCAGCCAAGATGGTCTGCCTCGATATCAACCACCCCGACATCGAAGAATTCGTCAACTGGAAGGTCAAGGAAGAGCAAAAGGTTGCCTCCCTCGTCACCGGTTCCAAGCTCAATCAGCGCCACATCAACAACGTGATGAAGGCCGCCTACGTCGACGGAACAGTCAACGCCAACCCGCGAACCAACAAAGCCCTCTGGACCGCCATCGCCGAAGCCAAGCTCGACGAAATCCCCACCAACTACATCCAGCGCGCCATCCAGTTCGCCGAGCAGGGCTACACCAGCATCGAGTTCCCAACCTTCGACACCGGCTACGAGTCCGAAGCCTACATCACCGTCTCCGGTCAGAACTCCAACAACTCCGTACGGGTCAGCAACGACTTCTTCAAAGCCGTCGAGAACGATTCCGACTGGAGCCTGACCGCCCGAACCAGCGGCAAAACCGTCAAGTCCATCAAAGCCAAAGGCCTTTGGGACGACATCTGCCAAGCCGCCTGGAACTCCGCCGACCCCGGGCTCCAATACGACACCACCATCAACGAGTGGCACACCTGCCCAGCGCATGGCCGCATCAACGCGTCCAACCCATGCTCGGAGTACATGTTCCTCGATGACACCGCCTGCAACCTCGCCTCCATCAACCTGGCCACCCTCTACAACCGAGAAACCGGCAAGTTCGACGTCGAAGGCTACATGCACGCCATCCAACTCTGGACCGTCGTCCTCGAAATCAGCGTCCTCATGGCGCAGTTCCCATCCAAAGAAGTCGCCCAGCTCAGCTACGACTTCCGAACCCTCGGCCTCGGATACGCCAACCTCGGCGCCCTGCTGATGCAGATGGGAATCCCCTACGACAGCCCCGAAGGCTTCGCCATCGCCGGAGCCCTCACCGCCGTCCTCGGGGGCGAAAGCTATGCAACCAGCGCCGAAATGGCCAAGCAGCACGGCCCATTCCCCTCCTACCAGCCGAACCGCGAAAACATGCTCCGCGTCATTCGTAACCACCGACGCGCCGCCTACAACGCCGCTCGATCGGAGTACGAAGGCCTCAGCATCCTCCCCCTCGGCATCGACCAGCTTCTCTGCCCCGGAGACCTGCTTCACGCTGCCCACAAATCGTGGGATCGAGCCCTCGAGCTCGGCGAGAAGTACGGCTACCGCAACGCCCAGGTGACGGTTCTTGCGCCCACCGGAACCATCGGGCTCATCATGGACTGCGACACTACCGGTGTCGAACCCGACTTCGCCCTCGTTAAGTTCAAAAAGCTCTCCGGCGGCGGATACTTCAAGATCATCAACCAGTCGATCCCGCCCGCCCTCACCAAGATGGGCTACGACGGAAAGCAAATCGACGACATTATCGGCTACACCGTCGGTTACAAAACCCTCAACGGTGCCCCGCACATCAACCACGAAACCCTCACCGCTCGCGGATTTACAGAACAAGAACTCCAAAAGCTCGAAGCAGGCCTCGAATCCGCCTTCGAACTCCAGTTCGTCTTCAACAAATACACCTTCGGTGACGAGTTCTGCACGTCAGTCCTTGGCTTTACCGAAGATCAGATCAACGACTGGTCGTTCAACATGCTCGTCGAACTCGGCTTCACCAAAGCCCAGATCGAAGAAGCGAACGAGTACGTCTGCGGCTCCATGACCGTCGAAGGCGCCCCGCACCTCAAAGACGAGCACCTCGCCGTCTTCGACTGCGCCAACCGTTGCGGCAAGAAGGGTCAACGCTTCATCAGCGCCGAAGGCCACATCCGAATGATGGCCGCCGCCCAGCCGTTCCTCTCCGGAGCGATCAGCAAGACCATCAACCTGCCCTCCGAGGCCAGCGTCGAAGACGTCCACAACGCCTACTGGCTCTCCTGGCAGCTCGGAATCAAGGCCAACGCCCTCTACCGAGACGGCAGCAAACTCAGCCAGCCGCTCAACAGCAGCAGCTCCGACTCCGCCGCCGCAATCCTAGAAGCCACTCTCGACATGGAAATGGAATCCGGCTCCCCCTCTCCACAAGTGGAGAGGGGGCTAGGGGGTGAGGAAACTTCCGACCTCCAACTTCCAACTTCCAACCTCTCGGCCCACGCCGAGATCGAACGCATCGCCACCAAACTCGTCTACCGCTACATCAGCAAGCGACGAGTGATGCCTGGCCGAAGAAGAGGCTACACCCAAAAGGCCCGCGTCGGCGGACACAAGGTCTACCTCCGAACCGGTGAATTCGAAGACGGAACCCTCGGCGAAATCTTCATCGATATGCACCGCGAAGGCGCCGCCTTCCGGTCGCTCATGAACTGCTTCGCCATCGCCGTCTCCCTCGGCCTCCAATACGGAGTCCCGCTCGAGGAGTTCACCGAGGCGTTCGTCTTCACCCGCTTCGAGCCAAACGGCTCCGTCCATGGCCACGACAACATCAAAATGTCCACGTCGGTCATCGACTACATCTTCCGCGAGCTCAGCATGTCCTATCTAGGCAGAACCGACCTCGTGCAAGTCAAGCCCGAGGACCTCCGCTCCGACACCATGGGTAGCCCCTCACAAGCGGTGGACTTCGATGAAGAAGAAGAACAAGGCGAACTCGAGGACCACGTCCCCGGCTCCGCAAGAAACGACCACAGCAGCGTCGGCTACAACGCCTCCGCCGGCAACGATGGAGGACAACAAGACCCCCTCCCTTTTGAAGGCGGGCGAGCCCTCGGTTCGCCCACCGACGCCCTCATCCGCAACCAAGCGAATAACGTTGCCGTCTACGAAGAACGAGTCGTCAGCGGCAACGGCTCCAACGGATTGGGATTGTTCGAAGTGAGCGAAGCTCCGGCCCTCAAGACTCAAGACTCAAGACTCAAGACAACCGAAGCGGCGGGCGCATACCTAGCACCTTCGGCTGCCGATGCCACCGCCGCGAAGGTAAGAGAAGCCCGCCTAAAAGGCTACGAAGGCGACCCCTGCGGCAACTGCGGAGCGTTTACGTTGGTAAGGAACGGAGTCTGCCTCAAGTGCAACAGCTGCGGAGAAACGAGCGGGTGTAGTTGA
- the nrdR gene encoding transcriptional regulator NrdR, giving the protein MHCPSCGNEDLKVLDSRPGSDGESIRRRRECPSCSRRFTTIERIEKARLFVIKRDTSRADFNREKVFESMRLACGKRPVSIETLQATALRIEEQLQKKFDNEVPTKEIGRAVMRELSTIDTVAYVRFASVYQEFETVADFAEMVETVQREEALNPFRHLQKELITIPTQEEKS; this is encoded by the coding sequence ATGCATTGCCCCTCGTGCGGAAACGAAGACCTCAAGGTGCTCGACTCGCGTCCAGGTTCGGACGGAGAGTCGATACGACGACGTCGCGAGTGTCCGTCCTGCAGCCGCAGGTTCACCACGATCGAGCGCATCGAAAAGGCCAGGCTTTTTGTTATCAAACGAGACACGAGCCGCGCCGACTTCAACCGTGAAAAAGTCTTCGAAAGCATGCGCCTCGCTTGTGGAAAGCGCCCAGTCTCAATCGAGACCCTACAAGCCACCGCGCTCAGAATCGAAGAACAACTCCAAAAGAAATTCGACAATGAAGTGCCAACCAAGGAGATCGGTCGCGCCGTGATGCGCGAGCTATCCACCATTGACACTGTCGCCTATGTCCGTTTTGCGTCGGTCTACCAAGAGTTCGAGACCGTCGCCGATTTTGCCGAAATGGTTGAGACTGTGCAACGAGAAGAAGCCCTCAACCCTTTCCGGCATTTGCAGAAGGAACTCATCACCATCCCAACTCAGGAAGAGAAATCATGA
- a CDS encoding transposase, with protein sequence MTSTCLDFAHLFGRDELKDVMVRSLLSDCCYYGARLHGFVVMSHHIHLIVTPSETEEISDLIQKIKRNSAKAINPLLNDQERAQLKDQIGLNQRTFWMRSFRGLLVDSERVFHQKLDYIHTNPVRASLVGRPEEYRWSSARMYLDEVLDDHFVLSTEKALRLF encoded by the coding sequence TCTACATGCCTGGACTTCGCGCACTTGTTCGGTCGCGACGAATTGAAAGACGTGATGGTTCGCTCCTTGCTCAGCGATTGCTGCTACTACGGAGCTCGGTTGCACGGATTCGTCGTGATGTCGCACCACATCCACTTAATCGTTACTCCAAGCGAGACAGAGGAGATTTCGGACCTAATCCAAAAAATCAAGCGAAACTCGGCCAAGGCAATCAATCCGTTGCTGAATGATCAGGAGCGTGCTCAGCTGAAGGACCAGATCGGGCTGAATCAGCGGACGTTTTGGATGCGGTCTTTTCGTGGACTCTTGGTCGATTCCGAGAGGGTCTTTCACCAGAAGTTGGACTATATCCATACGAACCCGGTCCGAGCCTCGCTGGTGGGTCGCCCGGAGGAGTACCGGTGGAGCTCGGCGCGGATGTACTTAGATGAGGTGCTTGACGACCACTTCGTGCTCTCCACGGAGAAGGCTCTGCGACTGTTCTAA
- a CDS encoding TerC family protein, which translates to MELPFHQIVETKDLASVAALVVLEGLLSGDNALVLAIMVRHLPREQQKKALLFGLGGAFFFRLVAILFATVILKQWWLQAIGAAYLILISIKHFVGSASEKEVKPVGKGFWPTVIAVELTDIAFAVDSVLAGITFIHNDGRKIWVVLFGAIVGIVLLRFAAGAFVRILDRYPVLDHVAYALVAWVGVKLAFLAASSSPQATPHMPQPIFWGVLLTIAVGGTLLAMKYSHDPSQEESDSANLVEDAQDLEYDEDRPKPDTV; encoded by the coding sequence ATGGAACTCCCATTTCACCAGATTGTTGAAACGAAAGACCTGGCTAGCGTTGCGGCGCTCGTGGTTTTGGAAGGTCTGCTGTCGGGTGATAACGCGTTAGTTTTGGCGATTATGGTTCGCCACTTACCTCGTGAACAGCAGAAGAAGGCTCTGCTATTTGGCCTCGGCGGTGCGTTTTTCTTTCGCCTGGTCGCAATCCTTTTCGCTACGGTCATCCTGAAACAATGGTGGCTTCAGGCCATTGGAGCGGCCTACTTGATCCTGATTTCGATCAAGCACTTCGTCGGCTCGGCTTCAGAAAAAGAGGTCAAGCCGGTCGGAAAAGGGTTTTGGCCAACCGTGATCGCGGTTGAACTGACCGATATTGCCTTTGCAGTCGATTCTGTTCTGGCCGGAATCACTTTCATTCACAACGATGGTCGGAAGATTTGGGTCGTGCTGTTCGGGGCGATTGTTGGAATCGTCTTGCTGAGATTTGCAGCCGGAGCGTTCGTTCGCATTCTTGATCGGTATCCAGTATTGGATCATGTCGCCTATGCTCTCGTGGCCTGGGTTGGCGTCAAGCTCGCGTTCCTCGCAGCAAGCTCGTCGCCACAAGCCACTCCGCACATGCCCCAGCCAATTTTTTGGGGTGTCCTGTTGACGATCGCGGTCGGGGGAACATTGCTGGCGATGAAGTATTCGCACGATCCAAGTCAGGAAGAGTCGGACTCAGCCAATCTGGTTGAGGATGCGCAAGACCTCGAGTACGATGAGGACCGACCTAAGCCCGATACTGTCTGA
- a CDS encoding Gfo/Idh/MocA family oxidoreductase has product MAFRIGLMGCGSVADFGHLPAIGRCSDFELVGLFDPVPGKAASYASRFGGQAFETDEAFFEQPMDAVAICSPLAFHFDNVMLASQHGVHVLCEKPIAQNEDEAADMIAVMEDSGKGFFVGLVYRFSHVAAQLKQWLREGLIGDVRHIRMQYLWNLHGQWVQDSAGNWIESPLWRGRMLEGGPLIDCGVHQIDLIRWMTGREVVSCDGFGAWVAKYDAPDHVTCHLALEGGITASVEVSFTYGHTTREPVSFFTYELIGTGGVARFDRDGYLLEARNGEGVIRSEGASEKDFDGMYRQFARYMANGEIGALASPDDALVATKIAIECTDRAIARRVR; this is encoded by the coding sequence ATGGCATTTCGCATCGGTTTGATGGGCTGCGGTTCCGTCGCCGACTTCGGACACCTCCCGGCAATCGGGAGGTGTTCTGATTTTGAGCTTGTCGGCTTGTTCGATCCTGTTCCCGGCAAAGCGGCTTCGTATGCTTCGCGGTTCGGCGGTCAGGCGTTTGAGACGGATGAGGCGTTCTTTGAACAGCCGATGGATGCAGTTGCGATTTGCTCGCCTTTGGCATTCCACTTCGATAATGTGATGCTGGCCTCGCAGCACGGAGTTCACGTGCTCTGCGAAAAGCCAATTGCTCAAAATGAGGACGAAGCCGCAGACATGATCGCGGTCATGGAAGATTCTGGAAAAGGGTTCTTTGTTGGGCTGGTCTACAGATTTTCTCACGTCGCTGCCCAGTTGAAACAGTGGTTGCGAGAAGGGCTGATCGGGGATGTGCGGCACATTCGGATGCAGTATCTCTGGAATCTTCATGGGCAGTGGGTCCAGGACTCAGCAGGGAATTGGATCGAGAGTCCGCTGTGGCGGGGCAGGATGCTTGAGGGTGGACCATTGATTGACTGCGGAGTTCACCAAATCGACTTGATCAGGTGGATGACCGGGCGAGAGGTGGTGTCTTGCGATGGGTTTGGAGCTTGGGTCGCAAAATACGATGCTCCCGATCATGTGACTTGCCATCTAGCCTTAGAAGGTGGAATTACCGCCTCTGTCGAAGTTTCGTTCACATATGGGCATACAACTCGTGAGCCAGTTTCATTCTTCACTTACGAGCTGATCGGAACAGGCGGAGTAGCGCGGTTTGATCGAGATGGCTATTTGCTGGAGGCACGGAACGGCGAAGGCGTGATTCGCTCTGAGGGAGCGAGCGAGAAGGACTTTGATGGCATGTATCGGCAGTTTGCTCGGTACATGGCGAACGGCGAGATTGGCGCGCTTGCCTCGCCGGATGACGCGTTGGTCGCAACGAAGATAGCGATTGAGTGCACAGATCGCGCGATAGCGCGGCGTGTTCGCTAG
- a CDS encoding FmdB family zinc ribbon protein, protein MPTYVYECSSCEKTFELEQRITEDPIKDCQCGSNGTVKRVIQPVGIAFKGSGFYVNDSSSVSSTTSPAPVESCTGDKASCACSSEA, encoded by the coding sequence ATGCCAACCTACGTCTACGAATGCTCGTCCTGCGAAAAGACTTTCGAGCTCGAACAACGCATCACCGAAGACCCGATCAAGGATTGTCAATGCGGCTCCAATGGTACCGTGAAACGAGTCATCCAGCCCGTCGGCATCGCCTTCAAGGGTTCCGGATTCTACGTGAACGATAGCTCCTCGGTTTCGTCCACAACTTCCCCAGCTCCGGTAGAGAGTTGCACAGGTGATAAGGCGTCGTGCGCCTGTAGCTCCGAAGCCTGA